One genomic segment of Helianthus annuus cultivar XRQ/B chromosome 14, HanXRQr2.0-SUNRISE, whole genome shotgun sequence includes these proteins:
- the LOC110907466 gene encoding serine, glycine and glutamine-rich protein-like — MGGDCEWWRWVAAAVGGSSGGGCGGGDAGVRWPRVAMVGSGAGVVAKGGGSGWRRLSVVVASGGGGGGGWRRWWAVLTVDGGVRWLVVAMVQVFGGGGGWLRRRVVAVAPVFGGGGRRWQRRVVAMVALMVDDVRWRRRVASGGGGGGVGNEGGRGNEMKKKTVGVDGINLRELNGLCNG; from the coding sequence ATGGGTGGCGATTGTGAGTGGTggcggtgggtggcggcggcggtcgGAGGCAGCAGCGGTGGTGGGTGTGGCGGCGGTGACGCTGGTGTTCGGTGGCCGAGGGTGGCGATGGTCGGCAGTGGTGCCGGTGTTGTGGCGAAGGGTGGTGGCAGCGGGTGGCGGAGGTTGTCAGTGGTAGTGGccagtggtggtggcggtggcggaggGTGGCGACGATGGTGGGCAGTGTTGACGGTGGACGGTGGTGTTCGGTGGTTAGTGGTGGCGATGGTTCAGGTGTTcggtggtggaggtgggtggttGCGGCGGCGGGTGGTGGCGGTGGCACCGGTGTTCGGTGGCGGTGGTCGGCGATGGCAACGGCGGGTCGTGGCGATGGTGGCGCTGATGGTTGACGATGTAAGGTGGCGGCGGCGGGTGGCtagtggtggaggtggtggggGTGTTGGTAATGAAGGTGGGAGAGGgaatgaaatgaaaaaaaaaacagtggGTGTGGATGGAATAAATTTGAGGGAATTGAATGGCTTAtgtaatgggtga